DNA from Labrus bergylta chromosome 3, fLabBer1.1, whole genome shotgun sequence:
agagagagacacacacacaggaagtaagCTTTGTGCAGCCCGTCTGCATTCCATACAACACACTAAACGTCCTGTGTAATCCACTGGACAAAGAGTCATGCTGGTGCAGAGAGAAGCAATGCTGTCAGGCATTACCATGCAGCTCACTGACAGAGACAGACTGAACCAGCACATGGACAAAAGATATCTCACTAAAAACTGAACATTAGATAATGTTAAAgttaaaaagtaatataaagTTTCTTAAATTAACCAGACATTATTTGTAGAGAAGAGGGACAGCTTAGGAGAAGAGCTGACAAATGGGCAAATAGGTTGCAACCCTGATTTAAAAGGAGATTCAttgaaagggggaaaaaaaaaaaaaatctggattacaattttacaaaagagcagtgTAAAACAGACTCTTCCCCCTGCAGACAAATACATCAAACTTTAAAAGACCCAGCCTGTCGTGTCTGCCTAGAAACTCAGGCTGCATTTAAACCAAGGAGGTGTGACTCAGTACAATGTGAGCACAAGCTGTAGATTCAGCTCTCATGTACTAGTAGTTTAGAAACCTACATGCAAAAATACAGGATGGTTTTGTTTGCGCTGTGTTCCATAaatgtgcctctgtgtgttcacaAGATGTTTATCCTGGGCATGTAGTCAGACCAGCAGTTCAGTTCATTGCATTGTACACACATCAACCCTTCTGCTTTATTCcaaattattcaaataaaaaggttttaagTCAAATGCTTAACATAGAATATCCAGGTTGAACACACAGACCATCCACATTACTGAGGGACAGCAAACTGTGAAGACAAATGTACGTTTCAACCAGTGCAGAGCTCTAAAAATCGGAAGCTGAGTTTTTACAAGTCTGTTTCTTTAAGAAAAGGTTTAGAAAGTAATAAATGGTCATTTAAATAGTTCAGAGAAAAGCTGAAAGATTTAACAACTGGAAAGAGATTCTAGGTAGACCGAACCACATGGATGTAATCACTAATCATTCCTTGGCATTATGATGATTGATATTCTTCAATATTTTTTGAAGTGTGAACATCTAGAGCTTGTGTAATATGAAGGGGCTTAAATGGCAGTGTGCATTTTAATGAAGAGATGAGAGGACCCACCTGAGAGCGCTGTACCCCTGACAGACGCTGACACAACACAGCACTCGCTCCTGGTTTGTCATATTCTCTCCCAGGAACTTGCAAACAATGTTTCCACCCAGACTGAAGCCCACCACGATCAGCTGGGTCTGAGGATATGTTCGCTTAATGTAGCCAACCATGGAGGCAAACTCCCATGTGCATCCTGTAAGAAGAACGGTTCAGTTTTCAATCAATACATATCACCTCAGTAGGATGGAGCATTCGTCTCTGCTCAGCAATTCCCGCTGATGGTGCCTAGACTCAGGGCATTACACTCGTGTCCGTATCAGACCTTTTTAAAAGAGCTCAGGCCTGAAATCTCTTATTATCTCTTTTTCTGAAAGCTTTAGTGActcataaagcctttaagctttTACCTTGATGTTGTAATGAGATTTGTCTGGatgaaagctttaaaaaaaaaaactcaaactaaACCAGATTAAAGCAAAAGAAGTTAATATGTCAccacaaaaatatataattataaatATCTTTGAACATATAGTTCAGCTGTGCTCACTGTTATGAAAGGGTAAGTAGCTCTCACTGGCCTTAACCCCAGACGATTTGATTAGAACAGAGACTaagaaaattataaataaataaaatgctgaTTCAGTAATACTGATCATCAAACCAAAGAAAATCCCCTTTTCATTCTCAAATCtgggttattattatttttcaatacTCCTACTACAAAAATGTGATCCTGCACTTCATCTCTCAGATATGTCATTTGAAGTCAGCATCTTTATCTCACCGTAGGTAAACATGCGTGGAGAGGTCAGCTCAATGTTTGGAAGAGCTCCCAGGTGGTTCAGCACAGCGCAGCGGTACCCTTCCTTCTGGGCGTAATCCACAAAGGTTCGGACGTAATGTTTCTCACTATGGTTACCAATTCCAGGACATATCACCATGGTGATGTCATCTAGTGAAACAGACATACggatcagagagagacattttcaAGTCCAAGTTATGTATGCGGATCACAATATCGAAGTTAAGGTCAGGGTTCAGCTGAGGCATTTAAAGAGAGGAAAACCATCtttaaaactgtaaaagtaaaaagtccaGCAGAAAAAACTAAATGGTAGAAACCTCAGCAGAGGAGGAATCTCTGTTCCAGGACGGACACACTCATTGATTTGTAGCATGAACAGGCTAAATAATAATagcaataaaatatttaaaggtacagcatTTCAAGATATTCCACAACATAGATGAGATTTCTCTGTTTGGCACCAAATAAAAGATTCAATTAGTCCTCAACTGCTACAGCAAATAATGTCCAATAAAGaatatgtttgtaaaaaaaaatgaatgttaatCAAATTCATCACCTCCTGTTCGATGGTCCCCAACTGGCTCAAACAGGTCAAAGGTTGCAGTGGCCCCGTCCTGCATGGGTAAGTACTTCCTGATTCCACTAGGGTGAGGTGAACTCACCCGACCAAGTTTACCGTACAGAGCCGTCTGGAGGTGACCGCTCTTGCCCCACAGTAAGGGAGGAATGTACCTGCAAAACACAAACGTGGTATCTGCTATTACATTTGATATGGAAATATGAGCGTACTGTACTAATGCACTCAGTAAAAGCTCAAAGTTAAGAGCCAAGAAAGACCATTAAACACCATGTTGTCCTGAGCAGATACATTTGCATTCTTGGTTTATTACATTGACATTCTGGCTCCTAGTTTGCATACAAAGTCACATTTCTGTCGCAGCTtttgaaaaacagctttacGCTCCCAACTGACATCAGtctgttgctttgtttttataagTTATGCTGAGCATGGATACTTGAATCCCTGTGATACCTCTGTAGGAGTTAGCTGTAGGAGTCAAGTCTGTGGATTACGTAATTCTCCTTTGAAACATTGTGCCTTGTGTTGTGCATTATCATGAATCACCATCTTATCCAGAAGTCCAAAAGGTGGTGAACAACCTGACAGGAAAACCGTGTCAGGAGCTATTTTTAGTCACGTATTATGAAGCCAAGGTTCATCAATATATTGAATAATCATCATAGTAGCTATAGAGATAACACCCAAGacatgtctgtgtttgcatTCCATGCGATGCTATAACCCTCTAAAAGGGGAAAAGGCATCATATCATGACTCCAAACCTCGGGGATAGCCTCGTCTGATAATAAGGCTGCCTGAATATACTTTTTGTATTTGATGGATCTTTACTCTATGGTTTCTTTCTCATGTTTAgcattcttttattttcatttttctcttaatccaataaaagattgttttttttttatttaatttaatttgtattcTAAAGTACTTTTAGAAGTAAAATAatacataaagaaacacaatgatGTTGATTATGTTAAGTTCCTGTGAcactctttaataaaaaaaaacatgttttttggggACGTTCATAAACATTTTAGCACAAAATATaagtccctctctctcactttgtttCAATTACATAACATCCTATCTGGTATGTTCTTGTCACACTTGTTGACAACGACATGTAGAGGGGCCATCTTGGGAGGCCATCAGATAAGATAAACAATATGAAGCTCACACAGAGTGGACACTAATGGTCTTTTTATTGAACAGAGGTCCAAAATGTAGAGATAGTAAGTAGCAACACAGAGCGAAAGGATCAGTTACGTTAGCGGTTACTCTGGTCCTTCAACCTGCCTCCGACTTACTATACCAACAACAATTACCGCACCTAGAAAACTCCCGATACATTTTGGGACTGTCAATCAAAAACCAGACTGCTTCCATTTGGTAATAATGTAATCACCTTTAGCATGCAGTGTTACTGTAAGCATAGCTCAAGCTTAACCTTGCTTTTCCAGAAGACGCAGGCTAAATCTATGACTACTGGGAGAGGATAACCTCACTGTTGTGATGTGGACAGAGGATAAGCGAATCGCAGGTTGCCTGAGTTCAGCAACAGACAAGATGAAAACACAGGCAgcattttattgtattgttaCAGTTTGAAGAGAAAAACCTATGAACAGGACGACTGAGTCATTTTCTAAGATAAAACTTCAGGTAAAGACTCTTCAGAGGTTTTGCTCCCTGATACAGGATAatgctttcttttcttaaaaTCCTCAAGATTTAAGAAGCAGGACTTTTATACAGCCCACTCAAAATTAGTGATGTTGCAactcttgaataaaaaaatgtgtgtaattCAAAAAGGTATTGTTCATTCTTTGGTTCTAATCTGTTAACCTTTTTGAATAAGAATCACAGAGCTGCCTTTAAGAGCAAATTTCACCCTTGAATAGCGTGTGCATGTTCTATTGGGTTTTAAAGCAAATAAGTAACAGAACAGGAAACAGACACGTCAGTGCCGTCTGATGATGAGAAGAGCTTAAGTCCAGTTCAAAGTCCAAAGGTAAATTCAAAGGCCTTTGATGCTGGGAAGGTCGGAAAATACTTGCtttgggaaaaaataaattaaaacaataatggCATGTGCTGACTTTCTGCTAAAAGattgcttgtaaaaaaaaaaaagggacagaaGCCATCCTGTGGCTCATATAGCTGAAGAGATAAACATCACTTGCAGTAAATGCATGATGCCGTCTTGTActaaactgtgtttttgtttttcactggtTTACCTCtcctttatttttaactttgctTTGCAGTTTTATTATTACAAGGCTCCATTTAAATATGTTGCTGCTAAAGGCCGTCGGGCATTGATCTGTTTATTATTAGCTGCTGGCTTGTAACCATTGGTGCGATAACATCCATGACcaaaattaaaaagcaaaatcCTATACAATGAGCTGATAAATGTCAGTGACTGCAAATGTCACTGATTAATATAGGCAAAATAATTttccttggaaaaaaaacaagacaaaaaaaaaaacaagctaacacCAAGATGCACTCCAAGAAAAGGTCATCTGTCCTGGTTTGTCCTCCTCAACACTTGTGTGATGTTCCCAAACACAGCTGAAGAAAAACGTGCTGTTGACTCAGCTAATCTCACAACATCCCTCCTATGCTTTCCTCTGTGTAATTGATCTTTGTTACGCAACACTGCAGGGGGTCATAACAAATGTGACTtctcaacaacacaaagacagaaaacagacgATGCTAACATCAACACTGCAGACACTTTCAGAGTCTTGGGTCATCTCTGTTCCAGCTACACTCCAGGGCATACATTTCTGTGAGAAAAATATGGCTTTTCAGTAGAGAATGATAACAAGTGAGGCACAAACCCAAACACCACAGTGCCCTTATGATTCTGTGACACTGCAGCTGAAAGGCCGAGGGCTCAGTAACAATCGGTTATATAAGCAGACGCTTGTGATGGCTCCAAGGGAGAACACCCTACAGAGCTCCTCTGGAGTATTTCAACACCAGCAGACCACAGGACATCTGTGATGTTCATGCCACATTAGACGAGCAGGTAGATGTTTATGGCAAATTACTGGACATTAGTGCCAGACTGCTGATCTGGTTTAACCTAACCAGGACAAAACCTGCTCACCATTGCCCAACAACTGATTTGCACCATTTATTATAAATCTGGTAGAGGTAGACCAGAGTAGACAGCAGACTTTCACTGATTGGGAGACTTGCATCTTTAAACATGCAACCTTGCTTCCCCTGCAGTGAAAGTCTATATTTGTATTGCAACTCTGACAAACCCAGTCTACCTTTGGGATAATCCCTGCAAACATTAGCCTGATGTTTATTCGCGCTACAACTGACGGTGAAACAAGACATCTCTGGCACAGAAATAAGGCAAACTCGGGAACACAGATGACAGATGGGACCACCGCCAGACAAACAGCTACCTTCACTGCAGCCCCAGATGGCCGAGTAGCAGTACAATTTCTATGGCAATGCCTTGATTCTTTGTGACAGACACAGAGCTGAGACAAAACTCACTCTTTGGTCAGTTGAGGACAGGACTTGAGCAGGAACCGGTTGAGAGGAGTGTCCTGGTAGGTGAGGTCGGGCGGTGCTGTGGGGCTCTTGAGGTTCAGGCAGCGGACAATGATGTAGAGCACCGTGGCAACCGCAGCCAGCTTCATGCCGTCGAACATGGCCGGCAGCTCTGGGGAGATCGTGTGCACGTCTGACTTGTGGGCGttcatgattattctgaaaaacaaacaagtggaCAACACTACTATCAGTGCTTTCCCTTATGAAACACAGATAACAATATAttataatactttttttctcaaaaacactttcaattaattaaaatagcatttttttaaaagacttttaCTTATTTTCATTACTTATTTAGAAGTGTTTTTTGGGCTCTTGGTCGACTCATACTATGCCAGAAAGGTGATAAAGCACAGAGAGGGAAAAGTGAAATATCTAATGATGTCTGACTGACCTAAATATCCCTCCTGGTGACCAATGCCCTGCAGATACAGATCTGCTGAAACAAAAATGAGGAGCTACTTAGTCAGATAAAGCACTGTCAGTTACTTTAAACACTCACTTTAATTACAATTCAGCTTCAACCATGGCAAGAGGAAGCTTTGCTAAATAGAGGATAGAAGTGCTAACATTACtttaaataattacattttattcacaAGACATTCAGGACTATAATCCTGAACAGAGAAACGCTGCATCTCTAATGCAATCCAGTTATAATACTTTTAGTTCATGTTGTATATGTTCCAGCTGGCATTGACCAAAATACAAATGAGATGTGaaattacagagaaaaaaaaagaaaagaggaactgttggaaagacaaaaagaccaaaaagtTCCTTTTATCAGAAAGACAGGGGAAGTTGAGGTGTTTTTAACATTGTTTACCAAGCAGTCACATGAAACTAAAGGGAGGTAGCCACTTGTCAGCATTGAACATGCAGACAGATGATTATGAAATGATGCATCATAATGCGATTaaccattatttaaaaaaaatgtggcttCTACTCACCTTTGATGCTCAAGTTAGCCCCCAAAAAAGACTGAAGACCTGAAATGGGACGTCACAGTGTTGTGGTCAAAcctaaagacaaaaacaggaaatgcatTGGTCCCTTGATTATACTAATTGATCAGTATTAATATCCATTTTTTCTTATATTGTATATTTCAGTGGCTTGACTTAAAGTCAGCATTTTTATGATGACACAGAGATTTATAGTTTTTCTGATTAACTGAAATGAATTACTGGAATTCATATGACAATTAATGTccttaaaaaacaatgaaagctTCAAATGTACAAGTATAGAACGAGTACTTCATCTTCTGTTCTATAGTTAATAGTTTGGTTGAATTGTCACTTTCTTGATACAGACAAATCTCTAACACAATCGAGTCAATCTGCAGAAGTGAACACaattttcattttctccagatatgGAGAggttttgtgtgtctgcaccTACTCCCTCTTAAGAAATACACTTCACTTTGACATCAACAAATCCTTCAAATAATGATACATGTCATCTTTTAAGCGATATTCCTTTAGGACTGATATGCCAACACAACGAAGAAGTTACAACCAATGCTCTCAGAACATGTAAGACACTTCAACAGACTACAAACACCACTTCTAACACCACTTATAAACTTAATACAACTCAGCGGTGCAGGAATAACCCCCCAGCTGCATGATATTACCGTCATTAATAACAAGGGGCCTCCCAGCATTCACAAAGCTAATACCAGTCTCATCCACTGCAAACACACCCAGTGAGTTACGTTACATCTGGCTGCGAGACTGTGTGTATTAAAAGTCACACTAGTGCCAGTAAATAAATTATCCAATTCAGCATGGGAGCAGTTGCTAAGATTGGCTCTCCAGTCTCCGTCACGACTTCAATAAGCCTgaaaaagagcttttttttttccacattcagAGACATGAGTGACCCTCGGCGAGCTGACACAACGATAATAATGAATTTCAAGTTTGACGggctcatttcattttttgacgggaaaagagaaaaggacaTCAACCTGTGATGTTAACTtgcgtgttgttgtttttttctctccaaacgGAGGCCAACAATCCcgtctttgctctctctctctctctctctctctctctactgaaAACcatgaagcctttttttttttttttttttttttttttttaaatggaggagCTTGCAGAATATTTTGCGCAGTAACTTCACATTGAGAGAATCAGCAGCCAGGTTAAATAATACTTTCTTCTTAACCTTAGTTGAATAACATTCGCATTAAAGGGCTGGATGTCTGTGAGACTTAAATGTCCGTATATCTGCCTTTAATTATcaatcatcatcagcagcagctgagcGCGGATACATCAAACAAAACAGCGGCATCATCGGTGTACTCACCTTGGCTATGAGGGAAATTAATAAGCTCCTTGCTGCTTATAAAGCGACaggtcttttttattttattttttatattcgtGACAtttcgtttgtttgtttatttagtttTCCTCCGAAGTGTAGGACGCCCTCTTCTTTTCACAGAGTCGAAGCTAACCTAGCCGAGACAAGCGACAGCAGCTCTGACATTATCTACTTCCTGGAAGAATCTGGAACGAGGATGCCGGATTTGTCATTGGTTAAAACTCACAATGACGTAGCAACAATTCCACTTTCCACGCCCATTATTTGTCAACATAATAACTGATACGCATTtttctcatttcctttttttttttttttgacatttaaatgttctattttgttctagatgggtttttttaataacattgaATGTTTCTGACCCATTGCTCCACTTGTGACAGTGTTCTAAGGGAAATTGTTTCCATAATCGTCGTCAATTTTCTCAGATTTTTGACAAAATTGTTGCAACCAATAACCAAATCCATTATGAATATTGTCAAAACAGTTAATCTGTGGATGGATTAGCATTTTAGGGAAATACCATCGACTCGAGATCCTAAACGTGACAGGAATGTGATCTGAAACGTGTTACATAACATTCACTCTACACTGATCTCCACACTATTGCATGAACACAGATAATGTTTTATTAGGACATGCTTGCTGATAATGGTCACTGCATCTGAAAATAGTAACAATGATATTTAATTTCCTCACTCATACTACTTTAGAGAACAATTGCATGTATgacaagtgtaaaaaaaaatgtacactaTAGGCCATCTACAGTATTATGCTGTTTAAATAGGCCTAATTTATTTCAAGTGACGGATGAGTCTTTAATTATCCGTGGCCAACAGTAAAACTCAATATTGacaatatttaaagaaacagcGGTCCATGTTACTGTTATATCATAAGATCCACCTGATGGCGACAGAGTACAAGATATTCTTTATAAAGAAAATGCTGCCAGTGAGGAATACTTCCCATAATAGTCATCTAAAGTTTAATTAACCTTAGCTCTTGAGACAACACAGCTCATGTTTAATATACAACTTTTCTGTTGATAGTTATAATTACACTTTTGAAAGTAAAGGGGTGATGAACCATCCTTTGATTATAGGCTATGTTTGACACGTTTAAAGTTCAAAATTGTAAAGTATGCCTGAGGACTTCACATACAACTTTTACCACCTTCACAAACTCTTCTGACAAAACATGCAAAAGGAGATCAACATTCCTCTGGATGTAAATATAGTAGGCCTAGTCCTAAATAGCCTATATAGCCTATAAAGATTTAGTCTGTATacgaaacacattttaatattttaattggaTGTAATTGCAATTGACCATGTCTCTGCAGTAAATGATAACTGTTTGTAGGCCTTTTTGGTTCTTAAAATTGGATGTCCTCCCCAATGTCCATATGGCCTTTACTGCTGCCAGGGCCCTTGACCAAAGACAATAATGCCCTTAGAGCTGCAGTTGGTTGGCTGCCTAACTTTGCCTTCTTTTGTCCTAAATACTTGGCA
Protein-coding regions in this window:
- the LOC109989447 gene encoding monoacylglycerol lipase ABHD2, giving the protein MNAHKSDVHTISPELPAMFDGMKLAAVATVLYIIVRCLNLKSPTAPPDLTYQDTPLNRFLLKSCPQLTKEYIPPLLWGKSGHLQTALYGKLGRVSSPHPSGIRKYLPMQDGATATFDLFEPVGDHRTGDDITMVICPGIGNHSEKHYVRTFVDYAQKEGYRCAVLNHLGALPNIELTSPRMFTYGCTWEFASMVGYIKRTYPQTQLIVVGFSLGGNIVCKFLGENMTNQERVLCCVSVCQGYSALRAQETFLQWDQFRRFYNFLMADNMKKIILSHRHSLFGGSSVKRLDADFGRLWTATSLMQIDDNIMRKFHGHSSLKEYYEKESCVHYIHNVKVPLLLVNSADDPLVHDSLLTIPRTLAAKKQNVIFSLTLHGGHLGFFEGAVLFPQPLTWMDKVIVGYANSMCQWEKQKPPCLSGPLSESSCTEEKA